From Paucidesulfovibrio gracilis DSM 16080, a single genomic window includes:
- a CDS encoding secondary thiamine-phosphate synthase enzyme YjbQ encodes MKSHRTELTFQVPTRRAFINITPQCRDALAESGIREGLMLVNAMHITASVLINDDESGLHHDYEQWLERLAPHEPVSGYRHNVGEDNADAHMKRQVMGREVVVAITEGKLDFGTWEQIFYGEFDGRRPKRVLVKIIGE; translated from the coding sequence ATGAAATCCCATCGGACGGAATTGACATTCCAAGTACCCACACGCCGCGCCTTCATCAACATCACCCCGCAATGCCGGGACGCCCTGGCCGAATCCGGCATCCGCGAGGGACTCATGCTGGTGAATGCCATGCACATCACCGCGTCCGTACTCATCAACGACGACGAATCCGGGCTGCACCACGACTATGAACAATGGCTGGAGCGGCTCGCCCCGCACGAGCCTGTGTCGGGCTATCGGCACAACGTGGGCGAAGACAACGCGGACGCGCACATGAAACGCCAGGTCATGGGCCGGGAAGTGGTGGTGGCCATCACAGAAGGAAAACTGGATTTCGGCACCTGGGAACAAATTTTTTACGGCGAATTCGACGGGCGACGCCCAAAACGTGTGCTGGTGAAGATCATCGGGGAGTGA